In the genome of Acetobacter oryzifermentans, one region contains:
- a CDS encoding squalene/phytoene synthase family protein — translation MGHAQVSRISSYVWVREISEPMAQQEHQLLAMEVQKAVQADPDRALCLWFLPTSVRDAAYVLLAFHNELIRALTPARSASVAGPMAGYIRLQWWREVLEQQRKPEHILAPALMRLVESGQVQRETCLRMIAAREMELETTQDVERWVLMMRDGAGAFQQAIGELLGVQDSDELQRLAAGGAAYGAGSMLRHWPLLAGSGRFLFPGTQEQLRQAGKTFLQECDFAALEPQCRKTALPAVLAKRDLARGSEQAGLPRGIGDRLAVCCAGIQASLATIFSITPIRTE, via the coding sequence ATGGGCCATGCACAGGTTTCCCGCATATCAAGCTACGTTTGGGTAAGGGAGATATCAGAGCCAATGGCGCAGCAGGAACATCAGCTTCTCGCAATGGAAGTGCAAAAAGCTGTGCAGGCAGACCCAGACCGGGCGTTGTGTTTATGGTTTCTGCCGACTTCTGTGCGTGATGCCGCTTATGTTCTTCTGGCTTTCCATAATGAGTTGATTCGCGCTTTGACTCCCGCACGTTCTGCATCTGTGGCAGGGCCAATGGCTGGGTATATTCGCCTGCAATGGTGGCGAGAGGTGCTGGAGCAGCAACGCAAGCCAGAACATATTTTGGCCCCCGCCCTTATGAGGCTTGTGGAATCCGGACAAGTGCAGCGTGAAACGTGCCTGAGAATGATTGCTGCGCGAGAAATGGAACTGGAGACCACGCAAGATGTAGAGCGCTGGGTGCTTATGATGCGCGATGGCGCTGGTGCTTTCCAACAGGCGATAGGTGAACTTCTGGGTGTGCAGGATTCTGATGAGCTACAACGCTTGGCAGCCGGAGGGGCGGCTTACGGGGCAGGCTCCATGTTAAGACATTGGCCGTTGCTTGCAGGGAGTGGCCGTTTTTTGTTTCCCGGCACGCAGGAACAACTCAGGCAGGCTGGAAAGACATTTTTGCAAGAATGTGATTTTGCAGCTTTGGAGCCACAATGTCGTAAAACCGCTTTACCTGCGGTGTTGGCAAAGCGTGATCTGGCGCGTGGAAGCGAGCAGGCAGGCCTGCCCCGTGGAATAGGGGACAGGCTTGCTGTATGTTGCGCTGGTATTCAGGCGTCGTTGGCGACAATTTTTTCCATCACGCCAATCAGAACCGAATAA
- a CDS encoding SulP family inorganic anion transporter: MTVKTYIHEWTDQPVRNVLAGMVGTFALIPEVIAFSYVAGVAPSVGLFASFVISIAIAITGGRPGMISGAAGSVALVAAELVHSHGLQYLLLATLLAGAFQIIFGLLRLQSMMRFVSREVETGFVNALGILIFSAQVPQMLHVTWHTYALIALGLAIVYLLPRITTAVPSPLICILVLTGITFAVPMPVHVVSDLGELPSGLPHLTLPNVPFSAETFKIVLPYAFAMAMVGLLESLMTATVVDELTDTHSNKRMECTGLGFSNIMVGLFGGMAGCGMIGQTVGNLRYGGRGRLSTFTAGAFLLLLLVVLHRFVAQVPVAALVAIMIMVSVSTFSWSSLRDLVKHPRLSSTVMLATVLVVVLTHDLAAGVACGVLLNGLFFSFQVMKLVQVSSTFSESHNTRTYYVHGQMFFASASVLADAVDFQDTASTIVIDLEDAHIWDISAADALEKIASRLKTRGKTVSIIHADQRAEKLLASLGHDTLLA, from the coding sequence GTGACAGTTAAAACCTATATTCATGAATGGACAGACCAACCCGTCCGCAATGTTCTGGCTGGCATGGTGGGCACTTTTGCACTTATTCCAGAAGTTATTGCTTTTTCTTATGTGGCTGGGGTTGCGCCCTCTGTGGGACTATTCGCCTCGTTCGTTATCAGTATTGCCATTGCCATTACGGGTGGCAGGCCGGGCATGATTTCCGGGGCTGCGGGGTCTGTTGCCCTTGTGGCAGCCGAGCTCGTGCATAGCCACGGCCTGCAATATCTGCTTTTGGCCACACTGCTGGCTGGTGCATTCCAGATTATTTTCGGTTTGCTGCGTTTGCAAAGCATGATGCGCTTTGTCTCGCGCGAAGTGGAAACTGGATTTGTAAACGCACTGGGTATTCTTATCTTTTCCGCGCAGGTGCCGCAGATGCTGCACGTTACGTGGCATACTTATGCACTTATCGCACTTGGGCTGGCTATTGTTTACCTTTTGCCGCGCATCACCACGGCTGTACCTTCCCCTTTAATCTGTATTCTTGTGCTAACAGGCATTACTTTTGCGGTACCTATGCCTGTGCATGTGGTGTCTGATTTGGGAGAACTCCCCTCCGGCCTGCCGCATCTTACTTTGCCAAATGTGCCTTTTTCGGCAGAAACTTTTAAAATTGTGCTGCCTTATGCGTTTGCCATGGCCATGGTAGGCCTTTTGGAATCCCTCATGACAGCCACTGTGGTGGACGAATTAACAGACACGCACAGCAACAAACGCATGGAATGCACCGGGCTTGGTTTTTCCAACATCATGGTGGGCCTATTCGGCGGCATGGCTGGTTGCGGTATGATTGGGCAGACAGTTGGCAACTTGCGGTATGGCGGACGTGGCCGACTTTCTACCTTTACGGCTGGGGCATTTTTACTGCTGTTGCTGGTTGTGTTGCACCGCTTTGTAGCCCAAGTGCCTGTTGCTGCGCTGGTGGCCATTATGATTATGGTGTCTGTCAGCACATTTTCATGGTCTTCCCTACGAGATCTGGTAAAGCATCCACGCCTTTCTTCTACCGTCATGCTGGCCACTGTTTTGGTGGTGGTGTTAACGCATGATCTGGCAGCAGGCGTAGCCTGCGGTGTGCTATTGAACGGGCTGTTTTTCTCTTTTCAGGTTATGAAACTTGTTCAGGTAAGCAGTACGTTTTCAGAAAGCCACAACACGCGCACCTACTACGTGCATGGGCAAATGTTCTTTGCCTCAGCCAGTGTTCTTGCCGATGCCGTGGATTTTCAGGACACAGCTTCAACCATCGTAATTGATCTTGAAGATGCTCATATCTGGGATATCAGCGCAGCAGATGCCTTGGAAAAAATTGCATCTCGCCTAAAAACACGCGGGAAAACAGTTTCCATTATCCATGCTGATCAACGGGCAGAAAAACTTCTAGCTTCTTTGGGTCATGATACCTTGCTGGCCTAG
- a CDS encoding protein-methionine-sulfoxide reductase heme-binding subunit MsrQ, which translates to MPLSTPDRSRRFRLSPLTRQVLLYVLFMLPAVSYLAGAFSGDLGPNPFKTCLHEFGRYAFRFLLVSLMISPLKRFLKIDLMVYRRPLGLLAFSYAALHVTLYFWWARGFDVQRIWKDFLTRPFLIFGLLAFSILIVLAATSTRKSIIRLGKKWARLHRLVYVAMVLACIHYAIAFKQWYIEPFIYAAVAACVLGLRLLPKPGLKKS; encoded by the coding sequence ATGCCATTGTCCACCCCAGACCGAAGCCGGCGGTTTCGCCTTTCTCCCCTTACGCGGCAGGTATTGCTGTATGTGCTGTTCATGCTGCCAGCAGTATCTTATCTGGCTGGTGCTTTTTCGGGGGATCTGGGGCCAAATCCATTTAAGACCTGTTTGCATGAATTTGGACGTTATGCATTTCGGTTCTTGCTTGTTTCTCTTATGATTTCGCCGCTCAAGCGGTTTTTGAAAATTGATTTAATGGTTTATCGCCGCCCGCTTGGGCTGTTGGCTTTCAGTTACGCGGCTTTGCACGTTACGCTTTATTTCTGGTGGGCACGCGGGTTTGATGTCCAGCGGATATGGAAAGACTTTTTAACACGTCCATTCCTGATATTCGGGCTCCTTGCATTTTCTATATTGATTGTGTTGGCAGCAACATCCACACGCAAATCCATCATACGGTTGGGTAAAAAATGGGCGCGTTTGCATCGTCTGGTATATGTCGCCATGGTTTTGGCGTGCATCCATTACGCCATTGCATTTAAGCAGTGGTATATTGAACCTTTTATATATGCAGCCGTAGCGGCATGTGTGTTGGGTTTACGGCTTTTGCCAAAACCTGGGCTTAAAAAATCCTGA
- a CDS encoding superoxide dismutase, which yields MAFELPALPFAPTALGPRGMCPETLEYHHGKHHLAYVNTLNKLLEDKPEFQGKSLEEIILAAHGKADLTGLFNNAGQHWNHSFFWNCLSPNGGVIPEKLAAKIAADFGSIDTFKEEFRKAAVSQFGSGWAWLVLGKDGKLAITKTPNGTNPLAEGQGKALLTVDVWEHSYYLDFRNRRPDYVTNFLDKLANYEFAEAQLNAA from the coding sequence ATGGCTTTTGAACTGCCTGCCCTCCCCTTTGCACCCACCGCACTTGGCCCACGTGGCATGTGCCCAGAAACGCTTGAATACCATCATGGCAAGCATCATCTGGCCTACGTCAACACCCTGAACAAGCTGCTGGAAGACAAGCCCGAATTTCAGGGTAAGTCTTTGGAAGAAATCATTCTGGCTGCCCACGGCAAAGCAGACCTTACCGGCCTGTTCAACAACGCTGGCCAGCATTGGAACCATTCCTTCTTCTGGAACTGCCTCTCCCCCAATGGCGGTGTGATTCCAGAAAAGCTGGCTGCAAAAATTGCCGCCGATTTTGGCAGCATTGACACCTTCAAGGAAGAATTCCGCAAGGCTGCTGTTTCTCAGTTCGGTTCTGGCTGGGCATGGCTGGTTCTGGGTAAGGATGGCAAGCTGGCCATCACCAAAACGCCTAACGGCACCAACCCGTTGGCCGAAGGTCAGGGCAAGGCCCTGCTGACAGTGGACGTGTGGGAACATTCCTACTACCTGGACTTCCGCAACCGTCGTCCAGACTACGTCACCAACTTCCTGGACAAACTGGCGAATTATGAATTCGCTGAAGCCCAGCTGAACGCGGCGTAA
- a CDS encoding NAD(P)-dependent oxidoreductase, with amino-acid sequence MTTQQTIGFIGFGAMASRMAAHLEKAGYATLAYTPSGKGGDGVTRFLPTPAEVASKADIVLACVPDDEALAASMYGPQGVLAGIKANGLLLNASSVSPEAADALQKAGQEKKICVIDCPVSGSTPEAESANLVILAGGDDAAIARAQPIFDKIGRITIHAGPSGSGARLKLVINGIMGAGLAAVAEGIAYGLAAGLDRSMLFDALDEMAVISPHHKRKIKMAKAGDFSPQFPARLMQKDMRLLMDAAARLAVPAPTLAAVTQQLSLARRAAENADYSVLIGVMEKIVANDA; translated from the coding sequence ATGACAACTCAGCAGACAATCGGTTTTATTGGGTTTGGTGCCATGGCCAGCCGTATGGCTGCTCATCTGGAAAAAGCCGGATATGCAACCCTTGCCTATACTCCCTCTGGCAAGGGGGGAGATGGCGTAACCCGTTTTCTGCCCACTCCGGCAGAAGTAGCCAGCAAGGCAGATATTGTTCTGGCCTGCGTACCGGATGATGAAGCCCTTGCCGCCAGTATGTACGGGCCACAAGGCGTTCTGGCAGGCATAAAGGCAAATGGTTTGCTGCTGAATGCCAGTTCCGTTTCCCCAGAAGCCGCAGATGCCCTGCAAAAAGCCGGACAGGAAAAAAAGATCTGCGTTATAGATTGTCCGGTATCTGGCAGCACACCAGAAGCAGAATCTGCCAATCTGGTTATTCTGGCCGGTGGAGATGATGCCGCTATTGCGCGTGCTCAGCCCATTTTTGATAAAATTGGCCGCATTACCATTCATGCTGGGCCATCTGGCAGCGGTGCGCGCCTTAAACTGGTGATCAATGGCATTATGGGTGCCGGGTTGGCCGCTGTGGCAGAAGGTATTGCCTACGGGCTGGCCGCTGGGTTGGATCGTTCCATGCTGTTTGATGCGCTGGATGAAATGGCTGTTATTTCTCCGCACCACAAGCGCAAGATCAAAATGGCCAAAGCAGGAGATTTCTCCCCGCAGTTCCCTGCTCGCCTCATGCAAAAAGACATGCGCCTGCTCATGGATGCCGCAGCTCGTCTGGCAGTGCCCGCACCTACGTTGGCAGCCGTTACGCAGCAACTTTCCCTTGCCCGCCGCGCGGCAGAAAATGCTGATTATTCGGTTCTGATTGGCGTGATGGAAAAAATTGTCGCCAACGACGCCTGA
- the clpB gene encoding ATP-dependent chaperone ClpB encodes MDIAKFTDRSRGFLQAAQTIALRDFNQQLTPEHLLKAMLDDNEGAASSLIRSAGGNPEAVKAATEQALAKLPKVQGSGAGQPAATPELVRILDNAEQTAQKAGDSFVAQDRLLVAIAASDTPAGRALKENGASADTLEKAITTIRKGRTVTSENAEANFDALKKYARDVTEVALKGKLDPVIGRDEEIRRAIQVLARRSKNNPVLIGEPGVGKTAIVEGLAQRIVNGDVPEALKNKKLLSLDMGALVAGAKYRGEFEERLKAVLKEIESAEGQIILFIDEMHTLVGAGRTDGAMDASNLIKPELARGTLHCIGATTLDEYRKYIEKDAALARRFQPVFVGEPSVADTISILRGIKEKYELHHGVRITDGALVAAATLSNRYITDRFLPDKAIDLIDEAASRLRMQIDSKPEELDELDRRIIQLKIEREALKKEDDTASKDRLEAVESELADLEEKSNTLSAAWHAEKNRVNTIQKLQEQLDQARSDVEVAQRKGDLGRASELMYGVIPNLQGQIAEAQKTEEETAKKDDLVSEAVTDQGVASVVSRWTGVPVDRMLEGERAKLLRMEDELRKSVVGQEQALKAVSNAVRRARAGLQDPNRPIGSFLFLGPTGVGKTELTKALARFLFDDDKALLRIDMSEFMEKHAVARLIGAPPGYVGYEEGGVLTEAVRRRPYQVILFDEVEKAHEDVFNILLQVLDDGRLTDGQGRTVDFRNTLIILTSNLGSEYLANLPDGESPDMVQAQVMKVVREHFRPEFLNRLDEIILFSRLQKADMTKIVDIQIARLQQLLDDRKISLHLDKLAEAWLANEGYDPIYGARPLKRVIQRTLQNPLAEQLLEGNILDGETVNISANGDGLLINGKTAAQTEAAM; translated from the coding sequence ATGGATATTGCAAAATTTACAGATCGTTCACGCGGCTTTTTGCAGGCTGCGCAAACAATAGCTTTACGTGATTTTAACCAGCAGCTTACACCAGAGCATCTGCTCAAGGCTATGCTGGATGATAATGAAGGAGCTGCTTCCTCACTTATTCGCAGTGCGGGTGGCAATCCGGAAGCTGTAAAAGCCGCAACCGAACAGGCTTTGGCAAAACTGCCAAAAGTTCAGGGCAGCGGTGCAGGGCAGCCAGCAGCAACACCGGAACTGGTGCGTATTCTGGACAATGCAGAACAAACCGCCCAGAAAGCTGGTGATAGCTTTGTTGCACAGGATAGACTGCTTGTAGCTATTGCCGCATCTGATACGCCAGCAGGCCGTGCATTAAAAGAAAACGGTGCCTCTGCTGATACACTTGAAAAAGCCATTACGACTATTCGCAAAGGACGCACAGTGACCAGCGAAAACGCTGAAGCCAATTTTGATGCACTTAAAAAATATGCCCGTGATGTCACGGAAGTTGCTCTTAAAGGCAAGCTAGACCCCGTTATTGGGCGTGATGAAGAAATCCGCCGTGCCATTCAGGTTCTGGCCCGCCGCAGCAAAAACAACCCGGTTCTGATTGGGGAACCCGGTGTGGGTAAAACCGCTATTGTGGAAGGCTTGGCCCAACGTATTGTTAATGGCGATGTGCCCGAAGCGCTGAAAAACAAAAAACTGCTTTCCCTTGATATGGGCGCGCTGGTTGCTGGCGCCAAATATCGCGGTGAATTTGAAGAACGCCTAAAAGCTGTTCTGAAAGAAATTGAATCCGCCGAAGGCCAGATCATCCTGTTTATTGATGAAATGCACACGCTGGTTGGCGCTGGCCGCACCGATGGGGCGATGGATGCCTCTAACCTCATCAAGCCGGAACTAGCCCGCGGCACACTGCACTGCATTGGCGCCACCACGCTGGATGAATACCGCAAGTATATTGAAAAAGATGCAGCCCTTGCCCGCCGCTTCCAGCCGGTATTTGTGGGTGAGCCTTCTGTTGCGGATACAATCTCTATTCTGCGTGGTATTAAGGAAAAATACGAACTCCATCATGGTGTGCGTATTACCGATGGTGCGTTGGTGGCAGCAGCCACACTTTCCAACCGCTACATCACAGACCGCTTCCTGCCCGATAAAGCGATTGATCTGATTGATGAAGCCGCAAGCCGCCTGCGTATGCAGATTGACAGCAAGCCCGAAGAACTGGACGAGCTGGACCGCCGCATCATTCAGCTAAAAATCGAACGTGAAGCCTTGAAGAAGGAAGATGATACGGCCAGCAAGGATCGTCTGGAAGCCGTAGAATCTGAACTGGCTGATCTGGAAGAAAAGTCCAACACGCTTAGTGCCGCATGGCATGCGGAAAAAAACCGCGTAAACACCATTCAGAAACTGCAGGAACAGCTTGATCAAGCACGTTCTGATGTAGAAGTGGCACAGCGTAAAGGTGACTTGGGGCGCGCATCTGAACTGATGTATGGCGTTATCCCCAACTTGCAGGGCCAGATCGCAGAAGCTCAGAAAACAGAAGAAGAAACCGCTAAGAAAGATGATCTGGTTTCCGAAGCTGTTACGGATCAGGGCGTGGCTTCTGTTGTATCTCGCTGGACTGGCGTGCCGGTTGATCGGATGCTGGAAGGTGAACGCGCCAAGCTGCTGCGTATGGAAGACGAACTGCGTAAATCCGTGGTTGGTCAGGAACAAGCTCTTAAAGCTGTTTCCAACGCGGTGCGTCGTGCCCGTGCTGGCTTGCAGGACCCCAACCGCCCGATTGGTTCCTTCCTGTTTCTCGGCCCGACAGGTGTTGGTAAAACAGAGCTGACCAAAGCACTGGCCCGCTTCCTGTTTGATGATGATAAAGCCCTGCTGCGTATCGACATGAGTGAGTTCATGGAAAAGCACGCAGTGGCCCGCCTGATTGGTGCCCCTCCGGGTTATGTGGGGTATGAAGAAGGTGGCGTGCTCACAGAAGCTGTGCGCCGTCGCCCTTATCAGGTCATCCTGTTTGATGAAGTAGAAAAAGCACATGAAGATGTGTTCAACATTCTGCTTCAGGTGCTGGATGATGGCCGCCTAACGGATGGGCAGGGCCGCACGGTAGACTTCCGCAACACCCTTATCATTCTCACCAGCAATCTGGGTTCTGAATATCTGGCCAACTTGCCGGATGGGGAATCTCCCGACATGGTGCAGGCACAGGTGATGAAGGTTGTGCGTGAGCACTTCCGCCCTGAGTTCCTGAACCGTCTGGATGAAATCATCCTGTTCTCGCGGTTACAGAAAGCGGATATGACCAAGATTGTGGATATCCAGATTGCTCGCTTGCAGCAGTTGCTGGATGATCGCAAAATCAGTCTGCACTTGGATAAACTGGCCGAAGCATGGCTGGCGAATGAAGGGTATGACCCCATTTACGGTGCCCGCCCGCTTAAAAGGGTTATTCAGCGCACGCTGCAAAACCCGCTGGCAGAACA